ACGCGACGGATCGATCAGGGCGAGCGCCTCGGCGCCGGCATCGGGAATCTGCCGGCGCAGTCGCGCCCGGCTCATGTAGACATCGGCATTGAAACCCTGGGCCGGTCTTACAGCGACAGGCCGGCGAGCAGCAGCGCCGACATCACCAGAAGCAGACTGACAAAGCGCGGTGCCAGGAAGGCGTCGACCGCCTCGGCTGCGCAGCGCACGCGGTGCATCGGTCCGAGTGCCACTGCGCACTGGCTGAGGTGATCATTCAGACGGGTCGGGTCAGGGCTGACGGAATGGAGGGTGTGAGCAGGCATGTGATCTCCCTGGACATGAAGCGATATGAAGGTTCGACCGGGCGCAGCACTGAGGGCTGCGCGGTCGTCGTTGCCGCACGCGGCGGCCGGCGACTCAGTCGCGCGGCTTTCCGGCCCGTCCGGCGACCGACAGCAAGAGCGTTGCCACGGCGCCCAGCGCAGCGGCGAACAGCAAGGATCTGACCGGCTTCTGGCGCACGTAGCCCAGCGTCGAATCGGTGGCCCGTACCGCCTGGTAGCGCAATCGCTGCGAGCCATCGCGCACCGCCGCGACACCGCGATACTTCATTTCGTCGGCGCGATGCGCCAGGCGATCGAATACCGGCGCTGCCTGCAGGCGAGCGCTGTCCACGCGGTCGGCCAGCTGGTCCAGCGTCTGGTGGGCGATCTGGTTCGACGAGCGGACCGCTTCGCCGGCGGTATGCGCGAGCGCATCGGCAAAGCTGTCCGCCGCAGCGCCGAAGCCTTCTTGACGGTCATTCCTGGTGCGATCGTTCATGGGATACCTGCTTTCTCTGATCAGGGGAGGCCAGCGGCCCGCGAACGCCTCATCCACGGCGGACAAGGCCGAACACGAAACTTGCAACGGCAAGCACGATGAAGACGAAGAACAGGATTTTCGCGATGCCGGCCGCACTGGCGGCGATGCCGCCGAAGCCGAACAGCGCGGCGATCAGGGCGATGACGAAGAACACGATGGCGTAATGCAGCATGACGGACCCTCCTCGATGACGATGCGCCCGGCCTCTGCCGGGATGCGGCGCGAAGCCGGGGAAGAAGCGGCTGCGAAGCTCACCTTCCCGAGGACTCCCGCCGCGAGGCCTATTGGGCTCCCTGCCGCCCGTCGCGTCTGTGCGGTGGCGAACGTGGGCCGGGCCGGATGCCCCAGGGGCGGTTCGCATCCAACGTGCAAGGCCCCTAAGTGCTCCACCGCACCGACCGGCCGGATTGCTCGCCCCAGGATTGACCGACGTCGGGTCCCCCCGCCAGGGGCGCCCGGTCCGACGACCGGTTTTGCCCACCCGCGGGCTCTGCCCGCCCGCTGTCCCAGACCGTTTTCGAGGAACCCCATGAACACGGAATCACAGCTGTCAGATGTTGTCGCCCTGCGTAAGCGCGCCCGCAAGCATGTCGAAGATGGCGCCGTCACCGCCGGCTACGACGCCGATCGCGTGCAAGTGCTCAAACTGCTGAACGAGGCGCTCGCCACCGAACTGGTGTGCGTGCTGCGCTACCGGCGTCATCACTTCATGGCCAGCGGCATTCATTCGCAGTCGGTCGCCGGCGAGTTCCTGACGCATTCGAAGGAAGAGCAGGGTCACGCGGACGAACTGGCCGCGCGCATCGTGCAACTGGGCGGTTCGCCCGATTTTTCGCCCGACACGCTGACCGCGCGCAGTCACGCCGAATACGTCGAAGGCGGCACGCTGGCCGAAATGATTCGCGAAAATCTGGTCGCCGAGCGCATCGCCATCGACAGCTATCGCGAATTCATTCTCTATCTGGGCGAGCAGGACCCGACCACGCGTCGCATGCTCGAATCGATACTGGCCGTGGAAGAGCAGCATGCCGACGAACTGGCCGACCTGCTGCAGGGCGTGGCGGTGTAAGGGCCGATGCCCGCGACGCCCTGTACCTGGATGGACACGGGGCCGGGACAGGCAACCTGTCCCGGCCCGCTTTGCAGCCGCGAGGCCGCTGCGTTCAGAGCTTCGAATCGACCGAATACGGGCGGGTACCGTAATAGTCGTGAATCTGCTGCGCCCACGACTGATCGGCCATGTCGGGCCAGCAATCCTGATTGAAACCCGGCGCGCCCTCGAGGCGCTCCTTCGCAACGTCGAGCGTGAAGCGCTTGTTCTCGGTATCGAGCGTCAGCGCGCCCCACGGCACGGCGAACAGCTTGTCGCCGATGCCGAGAAATCCGCCGAACGACATCACGGCGCAACTGACCTTGCTGTTGCGCATGTCGAGCATGATTTCCTGGATGTCGCAGAGGGTCTTTTGAGACTGAATCGTGGTCCACGATTCAGTCTCAAAAGACCCTCAGTCTTCGCCGTCCTTGTTGAACACGTCGTTGCCCATCAGCGTGTCGGTCCCCATCAGGCCGGGCCCGGGGCCGTGGCGCATCAGCGGACCCGGCGTGGCGCCCTCGCCCTTGTACATGCCGTGCTTGTCCCTGTCCTGGTAGCTCATGGTCATTTCCTCTGGTTGATCCTGCTGTGTTGCGTGGTAGAGCCCGGTAAAGGGCTCGTCTTTCGGGTCGCCATAGCCCGCCTTGATGCGGCGGATCAGCCGGCGCACCCTGATGCGGTGCCATCGCAGCCGGTCGGGGTCGAAATGCGGCACCTCCGCGTCGCGCGGCTGGGTGGCATGCAGGGCAACAAGCTGGCTCGGCTGCAAGGTCGGTACCTCCATCAGATCGGTCGCACCGAGGCGTGTGCCGGCGTCCGGGTCAGAAGCGATGCATTGCATGTTGCGCGGGTGGCCAAGCGGGGTCTGTGCGGTGTCGCACCTCCACAACGCGCAGCAAACAGGATGTCGCTATACTTTCATCGCACTTCGACGCCTCGACAGCATGCGGTTGACAACCGCAGCCCCTTTTGTGTCATCCGCGTACTACGGTTTGAACAGGCTTCATGAGCGATCTTGGTTGAGACGCGATCAGGGCCCACACAGGACACGCTGAAGATGCACATGCAAGCTCCCGCTGATTTCGCCCGCAGCAACGAACTGCTCGCCGCACTGCCCGATGCCGAATGGGCACGCTGGCTTCCGAACCTCGAACCGGTCGACATGCCGCTGGGCAGGGTGCTGTACGAATCGGGCACCCGCCTCAGCCATGTGTACTTTCCGGTCACGGCCATCGTGTCGCTGCTCTATGTCATGGAGAACGGCGCCTCGGCCGAGATCGCCGTGGTGGGCAAGGAAGGCCTGGTCGGCGTGTCGCTGTTCATGGGCGGCGAATCGACCACCAGCCGGGCCGTGGTGCAGAGCGCCGGCAAGGGCTATCGGCTGAAGTCCAACCTGATGATGGTGGAATTCAACCGCGCCGGACCGGTGCTGCACCTGCTGCTGCGCTACACGCAGGCGCTGATCACGCAGATGGCCCAGACCGCCGTGTGCAACCGCCACCATTCGCTCGACCAGCAGCTGTGCCGCTGGCTGCTGCTGAGCCTCGACCGGCTGCCGACCAACGAACTGGTGATGACGCAGGAACTGATCGCCAACATGCTCGGCGTGCGCCGCGAAGGCGTGACCGAAGCGGCCGGCCGGCTGCAGGAATGCGGCCTGATCAGCTACCGGCGTGGTCACATCACGGTGCTCGACCGCGCCGGGCTGGAACAGCGCACCTGCGAGTGCTACGCGGTCGTGAAAACCGAGTACGACCGGCTGCTGCCGGCCCTCAAGGCGACCTGAGCGCAGCATCGGGCGACGCAGCGAGCCAGTGCCAGTTGCGTATGTCCGGCAGGTCTTCGCCCTGCTCGGCGATCCACGCCTTGTGGGTGGCGATGCTGGCGCGATGCCTCGCCCTGGCGTCGTCCACCTGATCGGCCAGCCGCGGAATGCGGCAGATCGCATCGAGCGCGAGCTGGTAGCGGTCCATGTGGTTCAGCACCACCATGTCGAATGGCGTGGTGGTGGTGCCCTCTTCCTTGTAGCCGCGCACGTGCAGCTTGCCGTGATTGGTTCGCCGGTACGTCAGGCGGTGGATCAGCCACGGATAGCCATGGAAGGCGAACACGATGGGCGCATCACGCGTGAAAAGTGCATCGAATGCCGTATCGCTCAGGCCATGCGGGTGTTCGGACGCCGGCTGCAGCGCCATCAGATCGACCACATTGACGACGCGGATGCGGATGTCGGGCACGTACTCGCGCAGCAGCATCACCGCGGCGAGGGTTTCCAGCGTCGGCACGTCGCCGGCGCAGGCCATCACCACATCGGGCTCGCGCGCATCGTCGCCGTGCTCAGTGCCCGCCCAGTGCCAGATCCCGGCCCCGACGGCGCAGTGCAGCGCGGCCGCTTCGGCGTCGAGCCACTGCCATTCCGGCTGCTTGCCGGCAATCATCAGATTGACCTGGTTGCTGCTGCGCAGGCAGTGATCGGCGATCGACAGCAGGCAGTTCGCATCGGGTGCGAGGTAGATGCGCACGACGTCCGGGTTCTTGTTCGCGACGTGATCGATGAAGCCCGGATCCTGATGCGAAAAGCCGTTGTGGTCCTGCCGCCACACGTGCGACGTCAGCAGGTAGTTGAGGGACGAGATCGGCGCGCGCCACGGAATGTCGTTGCACACCTTGAGCCACTTGGCGTGCTGGTTGAACATCGAATCGATGATGTGGATGAACGCTTCGTAGCACGAGAACAGGCCATGGCGGCCGGTCAGCAGATAGCCTTCCAGCCAGCCTTCGCACAGGTGTTCGCTCAGCACGTCCATCACCCGGCCATCGGCCGACAGGTCGACATCGACCGACTCGCACTCCGCCATCCAGGCCTTGCCGGTCACGTCGATCACCGCACCGAGGCGGTTCGACGCGGTTTCATCCGGTCCGAACACCCGGAAGTTGCGCGCCGGCAGATTCGCGCTCATCACCTCGGCGAGAAAGCTGCCCAGCACGCTGGTCGCGCTGGCCTGGACCGCGCCGGGCGCAGCCAGTGCCACGGCGAAGTCGCGCCAGGGCGGTATGCGCAGCGGCACCCGCAGCAGGCCGCCGTTGGCATGCGGGTTCGCGCCCATGCGGCGCGCGCCGGATGGCGCAAGGCTGGCAATCTCGCGATGCAGCGTGCCGGCGTGATCGAACAGTTCTTCCGGCCGGTAGCTGCGCAGCCACTCTTCGAGCTGGCGCACGTGTTCCGGCTTGCTGAAATCGGTGATCGGCACCTGATGCGCGCGCCAGGTGCCTTCGGACGGCAGGCCATCAACCTCGGCCGGGCCGGTCCAGCCCTTGGGCGACTCGAACACCAGCATCGGCCAGCGGGGCCGCGGCGGCGGCACCGGGGCATCAACCGCGCGCGCGGCGGTCTGGATGGCACGGATGTCCGCCAGCATGGTGTCCAGCGTGTCGGCCAGCTGACCGTGCATCGTCATCGGGTCATCGCCCGACACGAAATGCGGCGCGTAGCCGTAGCCGCGCAGCAATTCGGTCAGTTCATCGCGGCCGATGCGCGCCAGTACCGCCGGATTGGCGATCTTGTAGCCATTCAGGTGCAGGATGGGCAGCACCGCGCCGTCGCGTGCCGGATTCAGGAATTTGTTGGAGTGCCAGCTGGCGGCCAGCGCGCCGGTCTCCGCCTCGCCATCGCCGATGACGCAGGCGACGATCAGCCCGGGATTGTCGAAGGCGGCGCCATAGGCGTGCGCCAGCGAATAACCCAGCTCGCCACCTTCGTGGATCGAGCCCGGCGTTTCCGGCGCGACATGGCTCGGAATGCCGCCCGGCCATGAGAACTGGCGGAACAGCGCCTGCATGCCGGCACGGTCCTGCGTGATCGCCGGCCAGATTTCGCCGTACGAGCCTTCCATATAGGTCGACGCGACCAGCGCCGGTCCGCCGTGCCCCGGACCGATGATGTTGATCAGGTCGAGGTCGTGCTCCTTGATCAGCCGGTTCAGGTGTACATAAAGAAAATTCAGCCCGGGCGTGGTGCCCCAGTGGCCGAGCAGGCGCGGCTTGATGTGTTCGCGCGTCAGCGGCATTTCGAGCAGCGGATTGGCGCGCAGATAGATCTGTCCGACCGACAGGTAGTTGGCGGCACGCCACCAGGCATGCATGCGGGCCAGCAGTGCGTCGCGCGGTGCGCGTTCCAGCAGGGCGGCGGTCAAGAGACGGCCACCCGGGGCATGAGGACGGGGCCGGGGCTGGCGCGACTGTCGATGCGCTTGAGCAGTTGCCGCCAGGCCTTGGCGAACGAGCCCACGCCATCGCGCTGAAGTCGGTCTGCGAGCAGTGCGACCTTCACGCCTGCGACGTCGATGCGCGCGATCACCGCATCGCAGTCGCCGCCGTCGTCCGGCATGGCGGGCTGCGGCCGGCCATGATCGGCGAACGCGAGCAAGGTCGCTTCGGGCAAGGTGTTGATGCTGCCGGGCGCGATCAGCGCATCGACATACAGGGTGTCGGCTACGGCCGGATCCTTGCTGCCGGTGCTGGCCCACAGCAGGCGCTGTGGCAGGGCACCGCTCGCCACTGCAGCCTGCCAGCGCGGCGATGCCTGCGTATCGACATGGCTGCGCCAGACCTGGCGGGCGACGGCGATGCCGAGCCTGTTCTGCAGCGACACCGAAATCACGCTGTTGGCCGCCACATCCCAGCGGCTGACGAACAGCGATGCCACGGTGGCGATTTTCGGATCGAGCCCGGCCGCGATGCGCCGCTCGATGCCGCGCAGGCAGGCGTCGTTGGCGGCCAGATACTGCTCGCGCGAAAAGAGCAGCGTCACGTTGACCGGAATGCCGGCGAACACGGTCTGTTCGATGGCCGGCAAGCCTTCCGGCGTACCCGGAATCTTCACCAGCAGATTGGCGCACGCCGCGTCGGCATGGATCTGCCGCGCCGCGGCGACCGTTGCAGCACTGTCGGCAGCGAGCAGCGGCGACACCTCCATCGACACCCAGCCGTCGGCATGACCGCTGGCGTCGAAGCAGGGTTGCAACAGCGCCGCCGCGCGCCGGAGGTCGGCCAGCGCCAGCCCGGCAAACAGCGCTTCGCCGGACAGGCCGTCGCGCGCAGCGGCGCGGATGTCTTCGTCGTAGGCACTCCCCTCACCCAGCGCAGCGTCGAAAATGGCCGGATTCGACGTCAGACCGGTGATGGCGTACTGCTCGATGTAGCGCGCCAGCCGGCCGTCATCGATCAGGCCGCGGCTGATGCTGTCCAGCCAGAGACTCTGGCCGGCGTCGCGCACGTGCTGTAGTGCCGTCATGCAGGCTCCCCCGTTGATCACTTCGGCCTGCCGGGCAAGGCTTCCCGACAGCACTCGTTCGGGCCAGCCTGCGCGGACTGCACTGGCTGGTCTGTGCGCTGACGCACCCGCAGCGATGCGCTGCGGGCGGCGGCTTCATGCGGCTCAGGCGGCGATGGTGATGTGGTCGACCACCTTGTTCACGCCGGCCGCGCTCCATGCGGCACGCCGCGCCAGTTCACGCTCCCCAGCGCTCGCAACCTGACCGGTCAGCGTGGCCTGCGACCCCTTCACGGCGACATCGACAGGCGTGGCGCCGGCACTCGCGCAACGCTTCAGTGCAGCGGCGATGTCCGACTGCACCGTGTCGTTGCACGAGCGCGGCGTGAGCACCAGATTGTTGCTGACGTCGGTCACGCCCTGCAGCCGGCTCACGGCAGCGTTGGCGGCATCGATCTGGTAGGCCCAGACCACATCGCCGTTGAGCGACATCATGCCGTTGTCGACCTTGACCTTGATCGAACCCTTCGGCAGACCGGCCATCCAGTACAGCGCGATCTCGGCATTGCGGGCCACTTCGGTGTCGTCCCGACCTTCGCCCTTGGCCAGTTCGACCTTGATTTCGGACACCAGCGATGCGACGCCCGATACGCGCTGTGCGGCGCACCCGGCGTGCCACTTGTCGGCAAACGTGGTCGTGTGGCCGCCCAGCGTCACGACGCCGTCCTTGACGCGCACGCTGACGTCATCCGCCTTGATCGACGGATCCCAGCTCAGTTCGGCCTGCACGTCGGCCAGCAGTTGCGCATCGGTCTTCTTGTTGGCGTTCTTCATGTTGTTGTCTTTCCTCGTTGTTCGAGCGAGGACTGTGGGCGTGCCGCGGACCGGTGTATGTACGGCGGCACGCATATCGGGCCGGCTCGTGTCACCACGGGCACTGTTCGCCAGCGCACGGAAACACGCCGTGGCACGCGTCATGCTTCGCCCCGGGTGGTGCTGTAAACAATGCGTTGCTCGCCATCCGCCGTGTTTCCCTCTTTCCGACAACCTCCCGGGTCGCGCACGCGACCCCACCCCGCGGAGCCCGCACCATGATCCGCATCGAACTGCAGATTGAACTGAACTACCAGATCGACTTCCAGGGCGCCGACTTCGTTTTCAACATCCATGTCGCGCAAACTGCCAGTCAGACCGTGTCGGGCGAAACCCTGACGCTGAGCCAGGCGGTCGAGCCGCACATCCACGCCGATCCGCTGACCGGCAACCGCTACATGCGGCTGCGCGCCGAACCCGGGCCGCTCACCGTTTCATACCAGGCGACCGTCGATCTGGTGCATCACTGGGCCGACCCGGCACAACTGGCCGAAGTGCCGGTGCACCGCCTGCCGCCCGAAGTCATGGGCTACATCTACCCCAGCCGCTATTGCCAGTCCGACCGGCTGATCCGGCTGGCGACGCGCGAATTCGGCAGCATGTGGCAGGGCCACAGCCGCGTGCAGGCGATCCGCGACTGGGTGCTGAGCCACGTCGCCTTCACGTCGAACAGCTCGAATTCGAGCACGTCCGCGGTCGACACCGTGATCGAACGCGTCGGCATCTGCCGCGATTTCGCCCACCTGATGATCGCGCTGTGCCGCGCCATCAACATTCCGGCCCGCTTCGTGACCGGCACCGACTACGGCGCCGACCCGATACTCGGCCCGCCGGACTTCCATGCCTATGTCGAGGTGTATCTGGGCGACCGCTGGTACATCTTCGATCCGTCCGGCACCGCCATCCCGATGGGACTGGTGCGCCTGGGCACCGGCCGCGACGCCGCCGACGTCGCCTTCGCCACGATTTTCGGTGGCGTGCTGTCGCAAGCCCCGTTCATCCGCGCCACCGCAATCGACGATCCGTCGCGAAACATGATGCTGCCGCAGCACTGCAGCGAAGCACTGTCGACCGACGGCATCCGCTGAACGCAGGCCGGGCCCCGCACCGCGATCCGGACATCGCCAGGGGCGTAGGCCGGCAAGCGCGCTGCTTACCTTTGTGGGAGCGGCGGCCTCGCCGCGATACTCACTTTGCAATGCGACCATCAAGGCACTGATCGCGGCGGGGCCGCCGCTCCCACAGGGGTTGCTCCCTCAGGGCGTTGCTCTCTTTGTGGGAGCGGCGGCCTCGCCGCGATACTCACTCTGCAATGCGACCATCAAGGCACGATCGCGGCGGGGCCGCCGCTCCCACAGGCCGCCGCTCCCACAGAGGCCGCTCATGCTGCGGCCTGTAACCGATCATTGCGGCGCTGCGCACCGATCGGCTTGATCAGCGCAGCGGCGAGTGACTCCAGGCGCCCATCACCAGCAGGTCCATGGCCTCGTTCGCGGCGTACTGCGCAATCACCTGTTCCGGGTCGCCCGGAATGATGCGGCCGCTCGCGGTCAGGCCGCCGGCGCTCAGCGTGGCGCAAGCCTGGTCGATATCTTTCGGTGCCCCCGGACGCTCGGGACCGGACATCAGCACATGCACGTCAAGACCGCGCAACAGCGGACTGGCGGCCAGCATGTCGATGCCGCGCCGGGTGATGCCGCCGCCGTCGTAGGCCACCAGCACCTTCTGCGGCGCACGGAACGCGTCGGTGACGGTGAGGATGGGCCGTGTCAGCGCACGCACCACACGTTCGACATTGCGGCCGAGGTCGCGCTGTGTGGTCGCTGCCGATTCACCGCGCCGGCCGATCACCAGCAGGCGAACGTCCTGCTGCTGTTCGACCAGTGTTTCCTCCAGTTCGCCATAACGCTGGCGGGTGTCGATGCAGCCGGCACCCGCACCGGCGGCACGCTCGCGCAGCCGGTTCAGGAACACGCGCCCCTGCTCGCGCGCGGCGCGGGCAAAGGCGGCGTCGTGTTCGCTCAGTTCGGTGAGCAACGCCTCCTGCGCGCCGACGCCGATACTGCCGCTGTGATCCTTGCCCGAGCCGCGCTCGGGGTGGCGGTCGATCACATGCAGGAATTCCAGCGGCGCGTCGAGCCGCTGTGCCGCCCACGCGGCGTAGTCGGCGACATGGTCGGCCCAGGGCGACTGGTCGACGCAGGCGAGCACCTTGTTGTCCATATTCATGATCAGTGACCTCCCATCAGCATGTCGGCGCCATCCTTGTCATGCACGGCGAACCGGTCCACCAGCGTGGCGCTGGCTTCGTTCATGCCGATCACCTCGACGTCGGTGCCTTCGCGACGGAACTTGATCACCACCTTGTCGAGCGCGCTGATCGCGGTGATGTCCCAGAAATGCGCGCGGCTGACGTCGATGCGCACGCGATCGATCACTTCGCGGTAGTCGAAGGCCGCAACGAAGCGGTCAGCCGAAGCGAAGAACACCTGGCCACTGATTAGATACGTACGTTCACGACCTTCGTCGCCGGTCTGCGACGTGATGTGCAGGATGCGACCGACCTTGTGCGCGAAGAAGAAGCCCGACAGCAGCACGCCGACCAGCACGCCCTGCGCGAGGTCGTGCGTCAGCACGGTCATCACCGTAGTCGCGACCATCACCACACTAGAACTGGCCGGGTGCTCGCGCAGGTTGCGCAGCGAGCTCCAGCTGAAGGTGCCGATGGACACCATGATCATCACCGCCACCAGCGCCGCCATCGGGATGCGCGCCACCCA
The sequence above is a segment of the Methyloversatilis sp. RAC08 genome. Coding sequences within it:
- a CDS encoding Crp/Fnr family transcriptional regulator, with protein sequence MQAPADFARSNELLAALPDAEWARWLPNLEPVDMPLGRVLYESGTRLSHVYFPVTAIVSLLYVMENGASAEIAVVGKEGLVGVSLFMGGESTTSRAVVQSAGKGYRLKSNLMMVEFNRAGPVLHLLLRYTQALITQMAQTAVCNRHHSLDQQLCRWLLLSLDRLPTNELVMTQELIANMLGVRREGVTEAAGRLQECGLISYRRGHITVLDRAGLEQRTCECYAVVKTEYDRLLPALKAT
- a CDS encoding universal stress protein produces the protein MNMDNKVLACVDQSPWADHVADYAAWAAQRLDAPLEFLHVIDRHPERGSGKDHSGSIGVGAQEALLTELSEHDAAFARAAREQGRVFLNRLRERAAGAGAGCIDTRQRYGELEETLVEQQQDVRLLVIGRRGESAATTQRDLGRNVERVVRALTRPILTVTDAFRAPQKVLVAYDGGGITRRGIDMLAASPLLRGLDVHVLMSGPERPGAPKDIDQACATLSAGGLTASGRIIPGDPEQVIAQYAANEAMDLLVMGAWSHSPLR
- a CDS encoding ferritin-like domain-containing protein, with the translated sequence MNTESQLSDVVALRKRARKHVEDGAVTAGYDADRVQVLKLLNEALATELVCVLRYRRHHFMASGIHSQSVAGEFLTHSKEEQGHADELAARIVQLGGSPDFSPDTLTARSHAEYVEGGTLAEMIRENLVAERIAIDSYREFILYLGEQDPTTRRMLESILAVEEQHADELADLLQGVAV
- a CDS encoding DUF1328 domain-containing protein, coding for MLHYAIVFFVIALIAALFGFGGIAASAAGIAKILFFVFIVLAVASFVFGLVRRG
- a CDS encoding PRC-barrel domain-containing protein yields the protein MLDMRNSKVSCAVMSFGGFLGIGDKLFAVPWGALTLDTENKRFTLDVAKERLEGAPGFNQDCWPDMADQSWAQQIHDYYGTRPYSVDSKL
- a CDS encoding transglutaminase-like domain-containing protein — encoded protein: MIRIELQIELNYQIDFQGADFVFNIHVAQTASQTVSGETLTLSQAVEPHIHADPLTGNRYMRLRAEPGPLTVSYQATVDLVHHWADPAQLAEVPVHRLPPEVMGYIYPSRYCQSDRLIRLATREFGSMWQGHSRVQAIRDWVLSHVAFTSNSSNSSTSAVDTVIERVGICRDFAHLMIALCRAINIPARFVTGTDYGADPILGPPDFHAYVEVYLGDRWYIFDPSGTAIPMGLVRLGTGRDAADVAFATIFGGVLSQAPFIRATAIDDPSRNMMLPQHCSEALSTDGIR
- a CDS encoding phosphoketolase family protein, coding for MHAWWRAANYLSVGQIYLRANPLLEMPLTREHIKPRLLGHWGTTPGLNFLYVHLNRLIKEHDLDLINIIGPGHGGPALVASTYMEGSYGEIWPAITQDRAGMQALFRQFSWPGGIPSHVAPETPGSIHEGGELGYSLAHAYGAAFDNPGLIVACVIGDGEAETGALAASWHSNKFLNPARDGAVLPILHLNGYKIANPAVLARIGRDELTELLRGYGYAPHFVSGDDPMTMHGQLADTLDTMLADIRAIQTAARAVDAPVPPPRPRWPMLVFESPKGWTGPAEVDGLPSEGTWRAHQVPITDFSKPEHVRQLEEWLRSYRPEELFDHAGTLHREIASLAPSGARRMGANPHANGGLLRVPLRIPPWRDFAVALAAPGAVQASATSVLGSFLAEVMSANLPARNFRVFGPDETASNRLGAVIDVTGKAWMAECESVDVDLSADGRVMDVLSEHLCEGWLEGYLLTGRHGLFSCYEAFIHIIDSMFNQHAKWLKVCNDIPWRAPISSLNYLLTSHVWRQDHNGFSHQDPGFIDHVANKNPDVVRIYLAPDANCLLSIADHCLRSSNQVNLMIAGKQPEWQWLDAEAAALHCAVGAGIWHWAGTEHGDDAREPDVVMACAGDVPTLETLAAVMLLREYVPDIRIRVVNVVDLMALQPASEHPHGLSDTAFDALFTRDAPIVFAFHGYPWLIHRLTYRRTNHGKLHVRGYKEEGTTTTPFDMVVLNHMDRYQLALDAICRIPRLADQVDDARARHRASIATHKAWIAEQGEDLPDIRNWHWLAASPDAALRSP
- a CDS encoding BON domain-containing protein, which produces MKNANKKTDAQLLADVQAELSWDPSIKADDVSVRVKDGVVTLGGHTTTFADKWHAGCAAQRVSGVASLVSEIKVELAKGEGRDDTEVARNAEIALYWMAGLPKGSIKVKVDNGMMSLNGDVVWAYQIDAANAAVSRLQGVTDVSNNLVLTPRSCNDTVQSDIAAALKRCASAGATPVDVAVKGSQATLTGQVASAGERELARRAAWSAAGVNKVVDHITIAA
- a CDS encoding transaldolase; its protein translation is MTALQHVRDAGQSLWLDSISRGLIDDGRLARYIEQYAITGLTSNPAIFDAALGEGSAYDEDIRAAARDGLSGEALFAGLALADLRRAAALLQPCFDASGHADGWVSMEVSPLLAADSAATVAAARQIHADAACANLLVKIPGTPEGLPAIEQTVFAGIPVNVTLLFSREQYLAANDACLRGIERRIAAGLDPKIATVASLFVSRWDVAANSVISVSLQNRLGIAVARQVWRSHVDTQASPRWQAAVASGALPQRLLWASTGSKDPAVADTLYVDALIAPGSINTLPEATLLAFADHGRPQPAMPDDGGDCDAVIARIDVAGVKVALLADRLQRDGVGSFAKAWRQLLKRIDSRASPGPVLMPRVAVS